CTATTCCTATTGGAGTCAGGGCATCTTGAACGAGGTGAGTCACGAGTTCCTCCTGACAGTGATAGGAGCGGTCAAGGGCATGCCAGGTTTGTCGTCAGCGGACATGTACGTCGACACGCACTCGATGGAGTGGCTCTTCGCCCAGAACATCGGCGGAGCCGCATTCTACGTGGACTCCATCATCTCACTCTCCAGAGGGACAGATCCTCACGGTGTTGGGGACGCTGCTGCGTCAGTGTTCGCGGAAGCCGGACTGGAACCGAAGATCTACATCGCTGCTGACCTGATAGCCCGCGCCGAACACGATCCAGGCGACGGCGCTTTGAGGGGCTACCTCTACATGGAATACGCCCTGTCAATCGTCATTGTGTTCGTCGGCGTGAGCCTCCTGATATTCGTCTCTGTCGGGGATCGGGAACGGGAGTTAGCATGTATCATAGCAAGGGGATCCTCGAGCTCCCAGATGAGGAGGATACTGATGGGGGAGTCTGTCACTCTCATGATCCTCGGCGTGGTCATCGGTTCGTTGGTAGGCTTGTTGGCCGCGTACCTGTTCAACACCCTGAACCCGTCCTCACTCGTTCCGAGGACGATGGAGTTTGCAGGCGTTTCGTGGGCGATGCTGATCGTCTCGATCGTTTCAATCCTCCTATCGTCATTGCTCGCGACAATGCGAGCTGGCAAAGTGAGGTTGGCTGAAGTCTTGAGGATTCGAGGTGGCTGAACTGAAAGGCCTCGTTGTCGCGGTCGAAATGGGCAGAGGCGAAGACTAGATTCTACTGGTTGGCGGCGTGGCTGCGATTGTCGGGTCTCTGGTTCCCCTGATTTCGCTCCTGTTTGCAGGTTACAAGATCCTCATGGGCATCCTCGGTTCATTGGCGGTCAGCGCGGTCGCACTGTTTGGCATAGGCTGGTACAAGGC
This genomic window from Candidatus Thermoplasmatota archaeon contains:
- a CDS encoding VIT1/CCC1 transporter family protein → MAAIVGSLVPLISLLFAGYKILMGILGSLAVSAVALFGIGWYKAKMTVGRPHRSGLQMLMIGISSALAGFGVAYLVSGGKGL